The following are from one region of the Bacteroidales bacterium genome:
- a CDS encoding HAMP domain-containing histidine kinase produces the protein MNIYSRKQKYKFIIFITALIIGVGFILYAGSLSKEISEQEREKIKIWAESLKETSEMPLDAEISPTLYKILLENKSIPVILLDEDMSIITHRNLNEKKIQDSIYLQNKLELMKEQHEPIVIEYLAGHKNYVYYEDSALLRNLYYYPYFQILVVTFFIAISYFAFSSAKRAEENQLWAGMSKETAHQLGTPISALVAWVELLKLKSEDKQLIEEVSKDVKRLETITERFSGIGSSPVLMRNNLYKVLINSVSYLQRRTSKKVEYILNFDKEGELLIPLNESLFEWVIENMCKNAIDAMQGKGKITISVTEKKENVFIDVHDTGKGIAKSQFKTVFKPGYTTKKRGWGLGLSLVKRIIESYHSGKVYVKSSEVNKGTTFRINLKK, from the coding sequence ATGAATATTTATTCCAGAAAACAAAAATATAAGTTCATAATTTTTATTACGGCATTAATTATAGGCGTGGGGTTTATTTTATATGCAGGAAGTTTATCAAAAGAAATTTCGGAACAAGAACGTGAAAAAATTAAAATTTGGGCTGAATCTTTAAAAGAAACTTCCGAAATGCCTTTGGATGCAGAAATTAGTCCCACTTTATATAAAATATTACTTGAAAACAAATCAATTCCGGTAATTTTGTTGGATGAAGATATGTCAATTATTACACATCGAAATTTAAACGAAAAAAAGATACAAGACAGCATTTATTTGCAAAATAAGCTGGAATTAATGAAAGAACAACACGAACCAATTGTAATTGAATATCTTGCAGGACATAAAAATTACGTTTACTACGAAGATTCAGCTCTTTTAAGAAATCTGTATTATTATCCGTACTTTCAAATATTAGTTGTTACTTTTTTTATTGCAATTTCATATTTTGCATTCAGTTCGGCAAAACGAGCCGAAGAAAATCAACTGTGGGCAGGTATGTCAAAAGAAACTGCCCATCAATTAGGTACACCTATTTCTGCTCTTGTTGCTTGGGTCGAACTTTTGAAACTTAAAAGTGAAGACAAACAACTGATAGAAGAAGTAAGTAAAGACGTAAAACGCTTAGAAACCATTACTGAAAGATTTTCAGGTATCGGTTCAAGTCCGGTATTAATGCGAAATAATCTTTATAAAGTTCTGATAAATTCTGTTTCATACCTTCAACGCAGAACTTCAAAAAAAGTTGAATATATTTTAAACTTCGATAAAGAAGGAGAGCTTTTAATACCGTTAAACGAGTCTCTTTTTGAGTGGGTTATCGAAAATATGTGCAAAAATGCAATTGATGCCATGCAAGGAAAAGGAAAAATAACTATTTCGGTTACAGAAAAAAAAGAAAACGTATTTATTGATGTTCACGACACCGGAAAAGGAATTGCCAAATCGCAATTTAAAACAGTGTTTAAGCCCGGTTACACAACAAAAAAACGAGGTTGGGGTTTAGGTTTATCACTAGTAAAACGTATTATAGAAAGTTACCACTCAGGCAAAGTATATGTAAAAAGTTCAGAAGTTAATAAAGGTACAACTTTCAGAATAAATTTAAAAAAATAA
- a CDS encoding FGGY-family carbohydrate kinase, protein MTPNSEIILSIDVGTQSIRAVLFDLSGNIVDIRKTNIKPYYSLKPGWAEQEPDYFWNKLSETTSQLFSETKVPVNKIKAVAITTQRGTVINTDKNGIPLRPAIVWLDQRLAKAKDYPKILARTSLRVINMKESVVHAVKNAECNWIIQNQADIWEKTEKYLYLSGWLTFKLTGKFIDSIGNMVGYMPFDYKKHKWAGENHRNSKMFPVKPKMLTELVKPAELLGNISEDAAKVTGIPAGLPLIAAASDKASEVLGSGVFEPDVACLSYGTTATVQTIQKKYYEVIPFFPSYPGPVQDFFNTEIMIYRGFWMVNWFKNEFGSKEVEIAEKTGQTPEELFDEMIKKIPPGSLGLTLQPYWSPGVKIPGTEAKGAIIGFGDVHNRAHIYRAILEGLAYALKEGLQRTEKKTKTKIRKIIVSGGGSQSEQALQLTADIFNLPVEKPHIYETSALGAAINAAVGMKYFNSYEDAVKNMCRTEKSYSPQQKNKEIYDKLYKKVYLRMYKRLKKLYNEIRDITDYPEKI, encoded by the coding sequence ATGACACCAAATTCTGAAATTATACTTTCAATAGATGTAGGTACACAATCAATAAGAGCCGTATTATTCGATTTGTCGGGAAATATTGTTGATATCAGAAAAACAAATATAAAGCCTTACTATTCATTAAAGCCGGGTTGGGCAGAACAAGAACCTGATTATTTTTGGAACAAACTTTCCGAAACTACTTCGCAACTTTTTTCTGAAACAAAAGTTCCCGTAAACAAAATAAAGGCTGTTGCAATTACTACACAAAGAGGAACAGTAATAAATACCGATAAAAACGGAATACCCTTAAGACCTGCAATTGTTTGGCTTGATCAAAGGTTGGCAAAAGCAAAAGATTATCCGAAAATTTTGGCAAGAACTTCGTTAAGGGTGATTAATATGAAAGAATCTGTTGTGCATGCGGTTAAAAATGCCGAATGTAATTGGATAATTCAAAACCAAGCTGATATTTGGGAGAAAACTGAAAAATATCTTTATCTCTCGGGCTGGCTCACTTTTAAACTTACAGGAAAATTTATTGACTCAATAGGAAACATGGTCGGATACATGCCTTTTGATTATAAAAAACATAAATGGGCAGGGGAAAATCACAGAAACAGCAAAATGTTTCCGGTAAAACCGAAAATGCTGACTGAATTAGTTAAACCGGCAGAATTATTGGGAAATATAAGTGAAGATGCAGCAAAAGTTACCGGTATTCCTGCCGGTTTGCCTCTTATTGCTGCAGCATCCGACAAAGCATCGGAGGTTTTGGGTTCGGGAGTTTTTGAGCCTGATGTTGCTTGTTTAAGCTACGGCACAACTGCAACCGTTCAAACTATACAAAAAAAATACTATGAAGTAATTCCGTTTTTTCCTTCTTATCCCGGTCCGGTTCAAGATTTTTTCAACACAGAAATTATGATATACAGAGGGTTTTGGATGGTAAATTGGTTTAAAAACGAATTTGGTTCTAAAGAAGTTGAAATTGCCGAAAAAACAGGACAAACACCGGAAGAATTGTTTGATGAGATGATTAAAAAAATTCCGCCGGGTTCTCTCGGGCTTACTTTACAGCCGTATTGGTCGCCGGGTGTTAAAATTCCGGGCACGGAGGCAAAAGGTGCAATAATCGGTTTCGGTGATGTTCATAACAGAGCACATATTTACCGGGCAATTCTTGAAGGTTTAGCTTATGCTTTGAAAGAAGGTTTACAAAGAACCGAAAAAAAGACTAAAACAAAAATACGAAAGATTATTGTTTCCGGCGGCGGCTCACAAAGTGAGCAAGCACTTCAATTAACGGCAGATATTTTTAATTTGCCTGTTGAAAAACCTCATATTTATGAAACATCCGCACTCGGAGCAGCAATAAATGCTGCAGTAGGGATGAAATATTTTAATTCTTACGAAGATGCCGTAAAAAATATGTGCAGAACTGAAAAATCATATTCTCCGCAACAAAAAAACAAAGAAATATATGATAAACTTTACAAAAAGGTATATTTAAGAATGTATAAAAGACTTAAAAAGTTGTATAATGAAATAAGAGATATTACCGACTATCCGGAAAAAATTTGA
- the mnmA gene encoding tRNA 2-thiouridine(34) synthase MnmA, producing MKKVIIGLSGGVDSSVAAYLLKEQGFDVHAVYMINWHDTEGVIEGSCPSDDDVLVAKLVARKLNIPFQTVDFSELYAKRVVDYMFSEYEKGRTPNPDVLCNREIKFDVFLDKAVELGAEYVATGHYCRKETTEKNGKQIHRLLAGRDGNKDQSYFLCQLSQKQLEKALFPIGELQKSEVRDIADKLGLASAHKKDSQGICFVGKVDLPTFLQQKLKSKTGDIVLIPNNLPEFQKTKDHTNLKFEEQLRLLSEPYFYKPEDGKIVGQHQGAHFYTIGQRRGIGIGGLKEPPFVLDIDVEKNIVYIGEGKQHPGLFRKGLFISKDEIHWVRPDLKIKTGDSKKFYVRIRYRQALQDAVLFMKDKGAYIIFDKDQRGITSGQFAAFYIEDELIGSGVIA from the coding sequence TTGAAAAAAGTAATTATAGGTTTATCCGGAGGTGTTGATTCAAGCGTTGCTGCATATTTGTTAAAAGAACAAGGCTTTGACGTACATGCAGTATATATGATTAATTGGCATGATACAGAGGGAGTTATTGAAGGGAGTTGTCCGAGTGATGACGATGTTCTGGTTGCAAAACTTGTTGCCCGAAAGTTAAACATTCCTTTTCAAACAGTAGATTTTAGTGAACTTTATGCAAAACGAGTTGTTGATTATATGTTTTCGGAATATGAAAAAGGAAGAACGCCAAATCCTGACGTACTTTGCAACAGAGAAATTAAATTTGATGTTTTTTTAGATAAGGCTGTTGAACTCGGAGCCGAATATGTTGCAACCGGGCATTATTGCAGAAAAGAAACAACAGAAAAAAACGGAAAACAAATCCACAGATTACTTGCAGGAAGGGACGGTAATAAAGACCAATCTTACTTTTTATGCCAGCTTTCGCAAAAACAACTTGAAAAAGCTTTATTTCCGATAGGCGAACTTCAAAAATCGGAAGTCAGAGATATTGCCGATAAATTAGGGCTTGCAAGTGCACATAAAAAAGATTCGCAAGGTATATGTTTTGTCGGGAAAGTCGATTTGCCTACTTTTCTGCAACAAAAATTAAAAAGTAAAACAGGTGATATTGTTTTAATACCAAATAATCTTCCGGAATTTCAAAAAACAAAAGATCATACAAATTTAAAGTTTGAGGAACAATTAAGATTATTATCTGAACCTTATTTTTACAAACCCGAAGACGGTAAAATTGTCGGACAACACCAAGGTGCACATTTTTACACAATAGGACAAAGAAGAGGGATCGGAATCGGAGGTTTAAAAGAGCCCCCTTTTGTTCTTGATATTGATGTAGAAAAAAATATTGTTTATATAGGTGAAGGGAAACAACATCCGGGGCTTTTCAGAAAAGGGTTATTTATTTCAAAAGATGAAATACATTGGGTTCGTCCGGATTTAAAAATTAAAACAGGCGATTCAAAAAAGTTTTATGTAAGAATAAGATACAGACAGGCTTTGCAAGATGCTGTTTTATTTATGAAAGATAAAGGAGCATATATTATTTTTGATAAAGACCAAAGAGGAATTACTTCAGGGCAATTTGCAGCTTTTTATATTGAAGATGAATTAATCGGTTCGGGGGTTATAGCATAA
- the trxB gene encoding thioredoxin-disulfide reductase, which produces MEAVENVKCLIIGSGPAGYTAAIYAARANLKPVVIQGMEAGGQLTTTTEVDNFPGYPEGVTGPVMMEDLKAQAERFGTDVQWGEVTSVDFSKRPFKVIVDNKKPFIAETVIIATGATAKYLGLESETKFKGAGVSACATCDGFFYKDMDVAVVGGGDTAAEEASYLASIAKKVYLIIRKPYMRASKAMIKRVENTPNIEVLYEHNTKEVTGTNVVTGATLIKRKGKSDEEEVKIKIDGFFVAIGHKPNSELFKDFIDTDETGYIKTIPGTSKTNIPGVFAAGDIQDSIYRQAVTAAGSGCMAALDAEKFLAEQE; this is translated from the coding sequence ATGGAAGCTGTCGAAAATGTAAAATGCTTAATTATTGGTTCGGGACCGGCAGGATATACAGCAGCAATTTATGCTGCCAGAGCAAACTTGAAACCGGTCGTTATCCAAGGCATGGAAGCCGGCGGGCAATTAACGACAACAACCGAAGTTGATAATTTCCCGGGTTACCCCGAAGGTGTTACAGGACCGGTAATGATGGAAGACCTTAAAGCACAAGCCGAACGATTCGGAACGGATGTACAATGGGGAGAAGTTACATCAGTTGATTTTTCCAAAAGACCGTTTAAAGTAATTGTCGATAATAAAAAACCGTTTATTGCCGAAACCGTAATTATTGCAACCGGAGCAACCGCAAAATATCTCGGATTGGAATCCGAAACTAAATTTAAGGGTGCAGGTGTTTCTGCATGTGCAACATGTGACGGGTTCTTTTATAAAGACATGGATGTTGCAGTAGTCGGAGGAGGAGATACCGCTGCAGAGGAGGCATCTTATCTTGCAAGCATTGCTAAAAAAGTATATTTAATTATCAGAAAACCTTATATGCGTGCTTCAAAAGCAATGATTAAGCGTGTTGAAAACACTCCTAATATTGAAGTTTTGTATGAACATAACACAAAGGAAGTTACGGGAACAAATGTGGTAACCGGAGCAACCTTAATAAAACGCAAAGGTAAATCCGATGAAGAAGAAGTTAAAATTAAAATTGACGGTTTCTTTGTTGCAATCGGTCATAAACCAAACTCTGAATTATTTAAAGATTTTATTGATACAGATGAAACCGGTTATATAAAAACAATACCCGGAACTTCAAAAACAAATATACCGGGAGTTTTTGCAGCAGGCGATATTCAAGATTCAATATACAGACAAGCTGTAACTGCTGCCGGCTCAGGTTGTATGGCGGCACTTGATGCTGAAAAGTTTTTAGCGGAGCAAGAATAA